The following is a genomic window from Planctomycetia bacterium.
AGTGCTGCCGCTAAGTAGAAACGCAAAATGATTTACCCAATTGCCTGTCCTTTGTCGACTTACTTCTTAGCGGCGGAGCCGCTGGGAGGTTGGCATGGGACGCGGTATCAGACTGACTCCGGGAGAGTGGGAAGCCTTGGATGGTCTTCGATTCGGCGCGTCCTCGGCGGATGTGTTTCGCAACTGTTTGATCATCTTGATGTCGGATTCGGCCTCGACCATCGCGTCCATCGCCCGGACGCTGGGTTGCAGCCCCGAGACGGTCAAGCGGATTCGCAAGCTCTACCGCATCGGCGGGATCGATGCCCTGCAACCGATCAAGCCGCCTGGCCGCAAGACGCGGGCCACGCCGCGCTATCTGGAGGCCTTGAAGAAGGCCGTGCAGACCAACCCCCT
Proteins encoded in this region:
- a CDS encoding helix-turn-helix domain-containing protein; its protein translation is MGRGIRLTPGEWEALDGLRFGASSADVFRNCLIILMSDSASTIASIARTLGCSPETVKRIRKLYRIGGIDALQPIKPPGRKTRATPRYLEALKKAVQTNPLDLGYGFSVWSSGRLAAHMVKTTGVPYSDDQLRRILKQQGFSFRRPKHP